GCTCAGCAATTAATGCGGCAGTTACAGGATCTGGTTGAATTTCTGCACGTGCATTTCTAAGAGTTGCTATGTGATCTATATTTAATGATAGTTTCATTTTATAATCCTAAAATATTTGCCTGATAATATTTATAAGTGACGCAATTCCTATACCGTAATCATTAGCTCTAAAGCGCAAAGAAGAAATTATATCGATCGAAAACATTACACCAATATGAATTATTACACAATAATAAAACGAACGGGTTCTTAAAGCAAGAATGCCAAGCGCAATCCCACCAAAGATAGCTCCAAAGGTTTCTAAAAAAGGTTTACCGTTATGCAAAATTACAAAAGGAATCATTTGGATTAACACTGAGTAATACCCAAACTTTTTTTCCAATCCAAATAACATAAACCCACGCCAAATAAATTCCCAAGCAAACATGTAAAGAAGCATTCCCGCTTCATAAATCAGCAAAATATTCCAATTAGATTTTGCACCTGTTAGATGAGGATACTTTTCTGCAAACTCTGGAGTAGAAGAGACAAACCAAACAAGAGTGATCATTACAAATAAAAAAATAATAGAGAATAATAACCCTGTTTTCACATCGCCAAACTGTAATCCAAAATCTTTTAGCTTTTCCCTAAACCCAAACTTGATTATTAAAACTCCGAGAACAAAGAAAGTAAAGAAATCACCCACAAACCAATAAATGTATTCTATCAGATACGGATCGGAATAATTCTGAAAACTC
The window above is part of the Ignavibacteriales bacterium genome. Proteins encoded here:
- a CDS encoding CPBP family intramembrane metalloprotease, which encodes MIKNNLKTELKNLICVVKTLDKKVITIFLSVAILQTISFYFTSRRFFRANLFESFQNYSDPYLIEYIYWFVGDFFTFFVLGVLIIKFGFREKLKDFGLQFGDVKTGLLFSIIFLFVMITLVWFVSSTPEFAEKYPHLTGAKSNWNILLIYEAGMLLYMFAWEFIWRGFMLFGLEKKFGYYSVLIQMIPFVILHNGKPFLETFGAIFGGIALGILALRTRSFYYCVIIHIGVMFSIDIISSLRFRANDYGIGIASLINIIRQIF